A single region of the Streptomyces caelestis genome encodes:
- a CDS encoding DUF1876 domain-containing protein translates to MMHTTVGWHVEMEFREDDQHTQAVALVRLPDGTEVRAHGHASRHRTDVNQPRVGEEIAGARALNELAMRLLTKAHDEIDQASGRTSHPIHV, encoded by the coding sequence ATGATGCACACCACAGTGGGATGGCACGTCGAGATGGAGTTCCGGGAGGACGATCAGCACACCCAGGCGGTGGCGCTGGTCCGGTTGCCCGATGGCACCGAGGTACGGGCGCACGGGCACGCGAGCCGGCACCGGACCGACGTCAATCAGCCCAGAGTCGGGGAGGAGATCGCCGGCGCCCGGGCGCTCAACGAGCTCGCCATGCGACTGCTGACCAAGGCCCACGACGAGATCGACCAGGCGTCCGGGCGGACCTCCCACCCGATTCACGTCTAG
- a CDS encoding MMPL family transporter, translated as MATFLYKLGRISFRRRHVVALIWVALLTLAGAGAASAPAAGNSSFSIPGTEAQKAFDLLEQRFPGASADGATARVVFKAPSGEKMTDPGNKATVQETVKELADGSEVVRVTDPYQAKAVSKDGSIAYAQVSYKVSGMELEDSSRDALEDSAQDARKAGLTVEVGGDALQTVPHTGTSEIIGIAVAAVVLVITFGSLVAAGLPLLTALIGVGIGVSSITALADALDLGSTTSTLAMMIGLAVGIDYALFIVSRYRAELAEGRDREDAAGRAVGTAGSAVVFAGLTVVIALVGLSVVNIPMLTKMGIAAAGTVAIAVLIALTMIPALLGYAGRRVKPAGEKGKLPGRARKQQEQDKPAKPNLGTRWASFVVRRPIAVLLLGVIGLGAAAVPAASLELGLPDDGSQPTSTTQRRAYDLLSEGFGPGSNGPLMVVVDAKDSDDPKSAFTAVGDEIKSLDDVVTVTPPAPNKAGDTATITVIPDSKPSSVATEDLVHSIRDKGAGIKADSDANVLVTGQTAMNIDVSEKLNDALIPYLVLVVGLAFLLLIVVFRSILVPLKAALGFLLSVMAALGAVVAVFQWGWLADLMGVEQTGPVMSMMPIFMVGVVFGLAMDYEVFLVTRMREAYVHGEKAGQAVVTGFKHGARVVTAAAVIMMAVFAGFIGSSESMVKMIGFGLAIAVFFDAFVVRMAIVPAVLALLGRKAWWLPRWLDRALPNVDIEGEALRSQSDREDKARALART; from the coding sequence GTGGCCACATTCCTCTACAAACTCGGCCGGATCTCGTTCCGGCGGCGGCATGTCGTCGCCCTGATATGGGTGGCCCTGCTGACCCTCGCCGGTGCCGGCGCGGCCAGCGCCCCCGCGGCGGGCAACAGCTCGTTCTCCATCCCCGGCACCGAGGCCCAGAAGGCCTTCGACCTGCTGGAACAGCGCTTCCCCGGCGCGAGCGCCGACGGAGCCACCGCACGGGTCGTCTTCAAGGCGCCGAGCGGCGAGAAGATGACCGACCCCGGCAACAAGGCGACCGTCCAGGAGACCGTCAAGGAACTCGCCGACGGCTCCGAGGTCGTCCGCGTCACCGACCCCTACCAGGCGAAGGCCGTCAGCAAGGACGGCTCGATCGCCTACGCGCAGGTGTCGTACAAGGTCTCCGGCATGGAGCTGGAGGACTCCTCCCGCGACGCCCTGGAAGACTCCGCGCAGGACGCGCGGAAGGCCGGGCTGACCGTCGAGGTCGGCGGTGACGCGCTCCAGACGGTCCCGCACACCGGCACCAGCGAGATCATCGGCATCGCGGTCGCCGCGGTCGTCCTCGTCATCACCTTCGGCTCGCTGGTCGCGGCCGGTCTGCCGCTGCTGACGGCGCTCATCGGCGTGGGCATCGGCGTCTCCTCGATCACGGCGCTGGCCGACGCGCTGGACCTGGGCTCGACGACCTCCACCCTCGCGATGATGATCGGCCTCGCGGTCGGCATCGACTACGCGCTGTTCATCGTCTCCCGCTACCGGGCCGAACTCGCCGAGGGCCGTGACCGCGAGGACGCGGCGGGCCGGGCCGTCGGCACGGCGGGCTCCGCGGTGGTCTTCGCGGGCCTCACGGTCGTGATCGCCCTGGTGGGCCTGTCCGTCGTCAACATCCCGATGCTGACCAAGATGGGCATCGCGGCGGCGGGCACGGTGGCCATCGCGGTGCTGATCGCCCTGACCATGATCCCGGCGCTGCTCGGGTACGCGGGCCGGAGGGTGAAGCCGGCGGGGGAGAAGGGCAAGCTGCCCGGCCGGGCCAGGAAGCAGCAGGAGCAGGACAAGCCGGCGAAGCCGAACCTGGGCACGCGCTGGGCGAGCTTCGTCGTCCGCCGCCCGATCGCTGTCCTGCTGCTCGGCGTCATCGGCCTCGGCGCGGCGGCCGTCCCCGCGGCGAGCCTGGAACTGGGCCTGCCGGACGACGGCTCCCAGCCCACGTCCACCACGCAGCGCCGCGCCTACGACCTCCTCTCCGAGGGCTTCGGGCCGGGCTCCAACGGCCCGCTGATGGTCGTGGTCGACGCGAAGGACAGCGACGACCCGAAGTCGGCCTTCACGGCGGTCGGCGACGAGATCAAGAGCCTCGACGATGTCGTCACCGTGACGCCGCCTGCGCCCAACAAGGCCGGTGACACGGCGACGATCACCGTCATCCCGGACTCCAAGCCGTCGTCGGTCGCGACCGAGGACCTGGTCCACTCCATCCGCGACAAGGGCGCCGGCATCAAGGCCGACTCGGACGCGAACGTGCTGGTCACCGGTCAGACGGCGATGAACATCGACGTCAGCGAGAAACTCAACGACGCGCTGATCCCCTATCTGGTCCTGGTGGTCGGCCTGGCCTTCCTCCTCCTGATCGTGGTGTTCCGCTCGATCCTGGTCCCCCTGAAGGCGGCCCTCGGCTTCCTCCTGTCGGTGATGGCGGCCCTCGGCGCGGTGGTCGCGGTCTTCCAGTGGGGCTGGCTGGCGGATCTGATGGGCGTCGAGCAGACCGGCCCGGTCATGTCGATGATGCCGATCTTCATGGTGGGCGTGGTCTTCGGCCTGGCCATGGACTACGAGGTCTTCCTGGTGACCCGGATGCGGGAGGCCTACGTCCACGGCGAGAAGGCCGGCCAGGCGGTCGTGACGGGCTTCAAGCACGGCGCCCGGGTGGTGACGGCCGCGGCGGTCATCATGATGGCGGTCTTCGCCGGCTTCATCGGCTCGTCCGAGTCCATGGTCAAGATGATCGGCTTCGGCCTCGCGATCGCCGTCTTCTTCGACGCGTTCGTCGTCCGCATGGCCATCGTCCCGGCCGTCCTGGCCCTCCTCGGCCGCAAGGCCTGGTGGCTGCCCAGGTGGCTGGACCGGGCGCTGCCCAACGTCGACATCGAGGGCGAGGCGCTGCGCTCACAGTCCGACCGAGAGGACAAGGCCCGGGCACTGGCCCGCACCTGA
- a CDS encoding TetR/AcrR family transcriptional regulator, which yields MAEVATARRSRITPEREAELYAAVLDLLREVGYDALTMDAVAARTRSSKATLYRQWGGKPELVAKAIRHNKPGNIADVDTGSLRGDLHALSTREDDCTMQQNAALMRGLFMAVHGNPDLLQAFKELLIEPEMEEFHRVVQRAVDRGEVQAGRPALDYIVHMLVGAFATRTLIDDEPPTQEFILSYIDAVVLPALGVPVT from the coding sequence ATGGCTGAGGTCGCCACCGCGCGTCGCAGTCGGATCACCCCCGAGCGTGAGGCCGAGCTGTACGCGGCCGTGCTCGACCTGCTCCGCGAGGTCGGCTACGACGCCCTCACCATGGACGCCGTGGCCGCCCGCACCCGGTCCAGCAAGGCGACGCTCTACCGCCAGTGGGGCGGCAAGCCGGAGCTGGTGGCGAAGGCGATCCGGCACAACAAGCCGGGCAACATCGCCGACGTCGACACGGGATCCCTGCGGGGCGACCTGCACGCCCTCTCCACGCGTGAGGACGACTGCACCATGCAGCAGAACGCCGCGCTGATGCGGGGTCTGTTCATGGCGGTGCACGGCAACCCGGACCTCCTCCAGGCGTTCAAGGAACTGCTCATCGAGCCGGAGATGGAGGAGTTCCACCGGGTGGTGCAGAGGGCCGTCGACCGCGGCGAGGTCCAGGCCGGCCGCCCGGCGCTGGACTACATCGTGCACATGCTCGTCGGCGCGTTCGCCACGCGCACGCTGATCGACGACGAGCCGCCCACGCAGGAGTTCATCCTCTCGTACATCGACGCCGTGGTCCTCCCCGCCCTCGGCGTTCCCGTCACCTGA
- a CDS encoding S41 family peptidase, with amino-acid sequence MSYLRLPHLHDDLLSFVAEDDLWLAPVDGPGRAWRLTVDRTKVGHPRFSPDGRHLAYTSWRSLVPEVHLIPVDGGPGRQVSHWGSADTRVCGWTPDGEILAVASHGEPFSYFTWAYKVSLDGDPGRKLPWGPVADIQVADLDGERRTLLLTGTPPHEPAAWKRYRGGATGRLWLHGERLLAGLGGHLHSPMFVGGRIAFLSDHEGVGNLYSCAYDGSDLRRHTDHDAFYARHASSDGTRVVYQCAGDLWLVDDLSPDSEPRRLDVRLSGPRAGRRPYQVAAAQHVDGISVDETGRAGAVVVRGSLYWLTHRDGPARTLTDTPGVRVRMPEMLGASGRVAYVTDAEGEDAIEIASLPRASGDREPRRLASGELGRIRELVSDPEGERLAVASHDGRLLLVDVPEDGGAEDGGGEDGGGEDDGPEGENTASGDPAGSDTPSSAPADSGRVVTELIRSINGPVRDLAFSPDGAWLTWSHPGIGRTLRQIKMARLAGTAEGDRFVVDVTNGRFEDENPVFTSDGRYLAFLSWRGFDPVYDVHTGDLSFPLGCRPYLVPLSSATPSPFALSPEGRPAAGGLDPVEDDENGESGAVTVEVEGLESRVTPFPVAASKYSALHPVAGGGLVWLRWPISGALGETFANPDDTSGRPTLEHFGITKAKKSELAVHLDFFAVSGDGTRLVIVDEGELRAVPATEPGDADTTVWIDARRILHVVDPAAQWRQAYEEAGRLIRAYFWAPGMCGIDWDGVLGQYRPLVERVATPDEFADLLREVLGELGTSHAYVASARRNEGPPHYQRRQGLLGANFVRRDGGWMVKRILPGDSSDSKARSPLAGTGIREGAVLTHVDGRPVDPDAGPYPLLAGAGGTTVELTFSPAEGAGPPRRVAVVPLVDERPLRYQDWVAKRRAVVRQLSGGRCGYLHIPDMGGSGWAQFNRDLRMEVSRPALIVDVRGNAGGHISELVIETLSRTILGWDLTRDAQPVSYTSNAPRGPVVALADEATSSDGDMITAAFKLLKLGPVVGQRTWGGVVGMTGRHELGDGTVITVPMNAAWFDAYGWSVENKGVAPDIDVLRTPLDWAEGRHAQLTDAVELALGLLETNPPAKPPTYSDVPDRSRPKLPPRT; translated from the coding sequence GTGAGTTATCTGCGCCTGCCGCATCTCCATGACGACCTGCTGAGCTTCGTGGCCGAGGACGACCTCTGGCTCGCCCCGGTCGACGGCCCCGGCCGCGCCTGGCGGCTCACCGTCGACCGCACGAAGGTGGGCCACCCCCGCTTCTCGCCCGACGGCCGCCACCTCGCGTACACGAGCTGGCGCAGCCTGGTCCCCGAGGTCCATCTCATCCCGGTGGACGGCGGCCCGGGCCGGCAGGTGAGTCACTGGGGCAGCGCCGACACCCGGGTCTGCGGCTGGACCCCGGACGGCGAGATCCTGGCCGTCGCCTCGCACGGCGAGCCCTTCTCGTACTTCACCTGGGCCTACAAGGTCTCCCTCGACGGCGACCCGGGGCGCAAGCTGCCCTGGGGCCCGGTCGCCGACATCCAGGTCGCCGATCTGGACGGGGAGCGCAGGACCCTCCTTCTCACCGGCACGCCGCCGCACGAACCGGCCGCGTGGAAGCGCTACCGCGGCGGCGCCACGGGCAGGCTGTGGCTGCACGGCGAACGGCTGCTGGCCGGTCTCGGCGGCCATCTGCACTCCCCCATGTTCGTCGGCGGCCGGATCGCCTTCCTCTCCGACCACGAGGGCGTCGGCAACCTCTACTCGTGCGCCTACGACGGCTCCGACCTGCGCCGGCACACCGACCACGACGCCTTCTACGCCCGGCACGCCTCCAGTGACGGCACGCGGGTGGTGTACCAGTGCGCGGGCGACCTGTGGCTGGTCGACGACCTGTCACCGGACTCCGAGCCGCGCCGTCTGGACGTACGCCTGAGCGGGCCGCGCGCGGGGCGGCGCCCGTACCAGGTGGCGGCCGCCCAGCACGTCGACGGCATCTCGGTCGACGAGACCGGGCGGGCCGGCGCGGTCGTCGTACGCGGCAGCCTGTACTGGCTCACCCACCGGGACGGGCCGGCCCGCACCCTCACCGACACCCCGGGCGTCCGGGTGCGGATGCCGGAGATGCTCGGCGCGAGCGGGCGGGTGGCGTATGTGACGGACGCGGAGGGCGAGGACGCGATCGAGATCGCCTCCCTGCCCCGGGCGAGCGGCGACCGCGAGCCACGACGGCTGGCCTCGGGCGAACTGGGCCGAATCCGCGAGCTGGTGTCGGACCCGGAGGGCGAACGACTGGCGGTCGCCTCACACGATGGGCGACTGCTGCTCGTCGATGTCCCGGAGGACGGAGGAGCGGAGGACGGTGGCGGGGAGGACGGCGGCGGGGAGGACGATGGCCCGGAGGGCGAGAACACGGCGAGCGGCGATCCGGCGGGCAGCGATACGCCGAGCAGCGCCCCGGCCGATTCCGGCCGCGTGGTCACCGAGTTGATCCGGTCGATCAACGGCCCCGTGCGCGACCTCGCGTTCTCCCCGGACGGGGCGTGGCTGACCTGGTCGCACCCGGGCATCGGGCGGACCCTCCGGCAGATCAAGATGGCCCGACTCGCCGGAACGGCAGAAGGGGACAGGTTCGTCGTCGACGTCACCAACGGCCGTTTCGAGGACGAGAACCCGGTCTTCACGAGCGACGGCCGCTACCTCGCCTTCCTCTCCTGGCGCGGCTTCGACCCGGTGTACGACGTGCACACCGGCGACCTGTCCTTCCCGCTGGGCTGCCGCCCGTATCTCGTCCCGCTGTCCTCCGCGACGCCCTCCCCGTTCGCGCTGAGCCCGGAGGGCCGCCCCGCCGCCGGGGGCCTGGACCCGGTGGAGGACGACGAGAACGGGGAGAGCGGCGCCGTGACCGTCGAGGTCGAGGGGCTGGAGAGCCGGGTCACGCCCTTCCCGGTGGCCGCCTCCAAGTACTCGGCGCTGCACCCGGTGGCGGGCGGCGGGCTGGTGTGGCTGCGCTGGCCGATCTCGGGTGCGCTGGGCGAGACGTTCGCGAACCCGGACGACACCAGCGGCCGGCCGACCCTGGAGCACTTCGGCATCACCAAGGCCAAGAAGTCCGAACTCGCCGTGCACCTTGACTTCTTCGCGGTCAGCGGCGACGGCACACGGCTGGTGATCGTCGACGAGGGCGAGCTGCGTGCCGTGCCCGCGACCGAGCCCGGCGACGCCGACACGACGGTGTGGATCGACGCGCGCCGCATCCTGCACGTGGTCGACCCGGCGGCTCAGTGGCGGCAGGCGTACGAGGAGGCCGGGCGGTTGATCCGGGCGTACTTCTGGGCGCCGGGCATGTGCGGCATCGACTGGGACGGCGTGCTGGGCCAGTACCGTCCGCTGGTCGAACGGGTCGCCACCCCGGACGAGTTCGCCGACCTGCTGCGCGAGGTGCTGGGCGAGCTGGGCACGTCCCACGCGTACGTCGCTTCCGCCCGGCGCAACGAGGGCCCGCCGCACTACCAGCGCCGGCAGGGCCTGCTGGGCGCCAACTTCGTACGCCGGGACGGCGGCTGGATGGTCAAGCGGATCCTGCCCGGCGACTCCTCCGACTCCAAGGCCCGTTCCCCGCTGGCCGGCACGGGCATCCGCGAGGGGGCGGTCCTGACCCACGTCGACGGCCGCCCGGTGGATCCGGACGCGGGCCCGTATCCGCTGCTGGCGGGCGCGGGCGGTACGACGGTGGAGCTGACCTTCTCCCCGGCGGAGGGCGCGGGCCCGCCCCGGCGGGTCGCCGTCGTCCCGCTCGTCGACGAGCGGCCGTTGCGCTACCAGGACTGGGTGGCCAAACGCCGGGCGGTGGTACGGCAGTTGAGCGGCGGACGGTGCGGCTATCTGCACATCCCGGACATGGGCGGTTCGGGCTGGGCGCAGTTCAACCGCGATCTGCGCATGGAGGTGTCCCGGCCCGCGCTGATCGTGGACGTGCGCGGCAACGCCGGCGGCCACATCAGCGAGCTGGTCATCGAGACGCTGAGCCGCACGATCCTGGGCTGGGACCTGACCCGCGACGCCCAGCCCGTGTCGTACACCTCGAACGCGCCGCGGGGCCCGGTGGTGGCCCTGGCGGACGAGGCGACCTCCTCCGACGGCGACATGATCACCGCCGCGTTCAAGCTGCTGAAGCTGGGCCCGGTGGTGGGGCAGCGCACCTGGGGCGGTGTGGTCGGCATGACCGGCCGCCACGAGCTGGGGGACGGCACGGTGATCACGGTGCCGATGAACGCGGCCTGGTTCGACGCCTACGGCTGGTCGGTGGAGAACAAGGGCGTCGCCCCCGACATCGACGTCCTGCGCACCCCGCTGGACTGGGCCGAGGGGCGGCACGCCCAGCTGACCGACGCGGTGGAGCTGGCGCTCGGGCTGCTGGAGACCAACCCGCCGGCGAAACCGCCGACCTACAGCGACGTACCGGACCGCTCCCGTCCGAAGCTGCCGCCCAGGACGTGA
- a CDS encoding SDR family oxidoreductase, giving the protein MSRVSLEGKVAVVTGAARGVGELLARKLSARGVKIALVGLEPDALKEVSGRLHSDSDHWHADVTDHEAMARVAREVEERFGRVDIVVANAGVATGGPFADSDPESWRRVIEVNLVGSAVTARAFLPMLLQSRGYLLQIASLAAITPAPMMTAYCASKSGVEAYAHSLRAEVGYRGVKVGVGYLSWTDTDMVRGADQDDVMRELRQRLPWPSNKTYPLGPAVDRLVAGIERRSGHVYGQWWLRGMQGVRGYLPGVIGTVGQREMRRFADRLTGVRTGLVGAGGAADEQQRTTFRK; this is encoded by the coding sequence ATGAGCAGGGTGAGCCTGGAGGGGAAGGTCGCCGTGGTGACCGGGGCGGCGCGCGGCGTCGGGGAGTTGCTGGCCCGCAAGCTCTCCGCGCGTGGCGTGAAGATCGCGCTGGTCGGGCTCGAACCGGACGCGCTCAAGGAGGTCTCCGGCCGGCTGCACAGCGACAGCGACCACTGGCACGCCGACGTCACCGACCACGAGGCGATGGCCCGGGTCGCGCGGGAGGTCGAGGAGCGCTTCGGCCGGGTCGACATCGTCGTCGCCAACGCCGGTGTCGCCACGGGCGGTCCGTTCGCCGACTCCGATCCGGAGTCCTGGCGGCGGGTGATCGAGGTGAACCTGGTCGGCTCGGCGGTGACGGCCCGCGCCTTCCTGCCGATGCTGCTGCAGAGCCGGGGTTATCTGCTTCAGATCGCGTCCCTCGCCGCGATCACCCCGGCGCCGATGATGACCGCGTACTGCGCGTCCAAGTCCGGTGTGGAGGCGTACGCGCACAGCCTGCGCGCCGAGGTCGGCTACCGGGGCGTGAAGGTCGGCGTCGGGTATCTGTCGTGGACCGACACCGACATGGTGCGCGGGGCCGACCAGGACGACGTCATGCGGGAGTTGAGGCAGCGGCTGCCCTGGCCGTCCAACAAGACGTATCCGCTGGGCCCGGCGGTGGACCGGCTCGTGGCCGGGATCGAGCGGCGCTCCGGTCACGTCTACGGGCAGTGGTGGCTGCGCGGCATGCAGGGCGTGCGGGGATATCTGCCCGGGGTCATCGGGACGGTGGGCCAGCGGGAGATGCGGCGGTTCGCGGACCGGCTGACTGGCGTGCGCACGGGCCTCGTCGGGGCGGGTGGAGCGGCCGATGAACAGCAGCGAACTACGTTCCGTAAGTGA
- a CDS encoding alpha/beta fold hydrolase produces the protein MSRLLSVDSGPYAPPAPARELTAVSADGARLHVEIHGPEAAPAVVLAHGWTCSTAFWAAQMRDLAADHRVIAYDQRGHGRSPANPACTTDALADDLQAVLEATLAPGEQAVIAGHSLGGMTVKAASGRTVFREHAAAVLLCSTGSSRLVAASTVVPLRPGRLRTWLTRRILGSRAPLGPVTPLARRILKYGTMGPGSAPHMVEACARIVHACPREVRYSWSHVLDLLDLDHGVRELDVPTAVVVGTADRLTPPVQARALAEALPHCTGLTELPGIGHMTPVEAPELVTGKIRELVHTHIQVVSEESA, from the coding sequence GTGAGCCGCCTCCTGTCCGTCGACTCCGGCCCCTACGCCCCGCCCGCCCCCGCGCGCGAACTGACCGCCGTATCGGCTGACGGCGCCCGGCTGCACGTAGAGATCCACGGGCCCGAGGCCGCGCCCGCCGTCGTCCTCGCCCACGGCTGGACCTGCTCCACCGCCTTCTGGGCGGCCCAGATGCGCGACCTGGCCGCAGACCACCGGGTCATCGCCTACGACCAGCGCGGCCACGGACGCAGCCCCGCGAACCCCGCGTGCACCACCGACGCCCTGGCCGACGACCTTCAAGCCGTACTCGAAGCCACCCTCGCGCCCGGCGAACAGGCCGTGATCGCCGGGCACTCCCTGGGCGGCATGACCGTCAAGGCGGCCTCCGGGAGAACCGTCTTCCGCGAGCACGCCGCCGCCGTCCTGCTGTGCAGCACCGGCAGTTCGCGGCTGGTCGCGGCCTCCACCGTCGTCCCCCTGCGGCCCGGGCGGCTGCGCACCTGGCTGACCCGGCGGATCCTCGGCTCGCGGGCGCCGCTCGGGCCGGTCACGCCCCTGGCCCGCCGGATCCTCAAGTACGGGACGATGGGCCCGGGTTCGGCCCCGCACATGGTCGAGGCCTGCGCCCGCATCGTGCACGCCTGCCCCCGCGAGGTCCGTTACTCCTGGTCGCACGTGCTGGACCTGCTCGACCTCGACCACGGCGTGCGGGAGCTGGACGTGCCCACGGCCGTGGTCGTCGGCACGGCGGACCGGCTGACGCCGCCGGTGCAGGCCCGGGCCCTGGCCGAAGCGCTGCCGCACTGCACCGGGCTGACCGAGCTGCCCGGCATCGGCCACATGACGCCGGTCGAGGCGCCCGAGCTGGTCACCGGGAAGATACGCGAACTCGTCCACACACACATCCAGGTCGTATCCGAGGAGAGCGCATGA
- a CDS encoding flavin-containing monooxygenase translates to MGEREHEREHVRVAVVGSGFGGLGAAVRLRREGVTDFVVLERASSVGGTWRDNSYPGCACDVPSHLYSFSFAPNPDWPRAFSGQEHIRAYLEHVTDTFRLRPHIRFDSEVKRMTWSAERLCWDIETSSGSLSADVVVSATGPLSDPKVPDIPGLDSFPGKVFHSARWDHDYDLRGKRVAMVGTGASAIQIVPAVQPDVSRLTLFQRTPPWVMPRIDRAISDAERWLHRQLPVTSQLRRGLLWGIRELQVQAFTKRPNELGFVERLAKRNMARAIKDPALRAKLTPAYRIGCKRILLSSEYYPALAQPNVDVVASGLAEVRGSTLVAADGSEAEVDAIVFGTGFHVTDMPIAERVVGADGRTLAETWKGGMEALRGASAAGFPNWMTIIGPNTGLGNSSMILMIESQLNYLADFVRQLDVLGGRVALDARPSAVRVWNHRVQERMKRTVWNTGGCTSWYLDASGRNTTIWPGTTAEFRRATRRVHLAEYDVLRTPAAKTERAAEQKAGVDA, encoded by the coding sequence ATGGGCGAACGCGAACACGAACGCGAGCATGTGCGGGTCGCGGTGGTCGGGTCCGGGTTCGGCGGGCTGGGGGCCGCCGTGCGGCTGCGTCGCGAGGGCGTCACCGACTTCGTCGTCCTGGAGCGGGCGAGCAGTGTCGGCGGGACCTGGCGGGACAACAGCTACCCGGGGTGCGCGTGTGACGTGCCGTCGCATCTGTACTCGTTCTCCTTCGCGCCCAACCCCGACTGGCCGCGCGCCTTCTCGGGGCAGGAGCACATCCGCGCCTACCTGGAGCACGTGACGGACACGTTCCGGCTGCGGCCGCACATCCGCTTCGACTCGGAGGTGAAGCGGATGACGTGGAGCGCCGAGCGGCTGTGCTGGGACATCGAGACCAGCAGCGGGAGTCTGTCGGCGGATGTCGTGGTGTCCGCCACCGGGCCGCTGTCCGATCCGAAGGTGCCGGACATCCCGGGGCTGGACTCCTTCCCGGGCAAGGTCTTCCACTCGGCCCGCTGGGACCACGACTACGACCTGCGCGGCAAGCGCGTCGCGATGGTGGGGACCGGGGCCTCGGCCATCCAGATCGTGCCGGCCGTCCAGCCCGACGTGTCGCGGCTCACGCTCTTCCAGCGCACGCCGCCGTGGGTGATGCCCCGCATCGACCGGGCCATCAGCGACGCCGAGCGGTGGCTCCACCGGCAGCTGCCCGTCACCTCGCAGCTGCGGCGCGGACTGCTGTGGGGCATCCGGGAGTTGCAGGTCCAGGCGTTCACCAAGCGCCCGAACGAACTCGGCTTCGTCGAGCGGCTGGCCAAGCGCAACATGGCCCGTGCCATCAAGGACCCGGCCCTGCGGGCGAAGCTCACCCCGGCCTACCGCATCGGCTGCAAGCGGATCCTGCTGTCCAGCGAGTACTACCCGGCGCTCGCACAACCCAATGTCGACGTCGTCGCGAGCGGGCTGGCCGAGGTCCGCGGATCGACCCTCGTCGCCGCCGACGGCAGCGAGGCCGAGGTGGACGCGATCGTCTTCGGCACCGGGTTCCACGTCACCGACATGCCCATCGCCGAGCGGGTCGTGGGCGCCGACGGACGGACCCTCGCCGAGACCTGGAAGGGCGGCATGGAGGCCCTGCGCGGCGCCTCGGCCGCCGGCTTCCCCAACTGGATGACGATCATCGGGCCCAACACCGGCCTCGGGAACTCCTCGATGATCCTCATGATCGAGTCCCAGCTGAACTACCTGGCCGACTTCGTCCGCCAACTCGACGTCCTCGGCGGCCGGGTCGCCCTCGACGCCCGGCCGAGCGCCGTACGCGTCTGGAACCACCGGGTGCAGGAGCGCATGAAGCGGACCGTGTGGAACACCGGCGGCTGCACCAGCTGGTACCTCGACGCGAGCGGCCGCAACACCACCATCTGGCCCGGTACGACAGCCGAGTTCCGGCGGGCGACGCGACGGGTGCACCTCGCGGAGTACGACGTCCTGCGGACCCCGGCGGCGAAGACCGAGAGGGCTGCCGAGCAGAAGGCCGGGGTGGACGCGTGA
- a CDS encoding MerR family transcriptional regulator, with product MAEKREYRMEELARLAGITVRTLRFYRERKLIPPPRREGRIAWYDDHHLNRLRTITALLERGHTLSGIADLAEAFDHGRDVGDLLGVGAPTEEEPVHLTPEELADHFAGEATPENLAAAMELGYLGTDGDEIVHISRRLLDVSSALVREGIPLAEVLNAARQVRTHADALAELFTGLVLRHASESDLPRLRPLARSVVEAELSLAMDRRMPRNG from the coding sequence GTGGCCGAGAAGCGTGAATACCGCATGGAAGAGCTGGCCCGCCTGGCCGGGATCACGGTGCGCACCCTGCGCTTCTACCGCGAGCGCAAGCTGATCCCGCCACCGCGCCGCGAAGGCCGCATCGCCTGGTACGACGACCACCACCTGAACCGGCTGCGCACGATCACGGCCCTGCTGGAACGCGGCCACACCCTCAGCGGTATCGCGGATCTGGCGGAGGCCTTCGACCACGGCCGGGACGTCGGCGACCTGCTCGGCGTCGGCGCCCCCACCGAGGAGGAGCCGGTCCACCTCACCCCCGAGGAACTCGCCGACCACTTCGCGGGCGAGGCCACCCCCGAGAACCTCGCCGCCGCGATGGAGCTCGGTTATCTCGGCACCGACGGCGACGAGATCGTCCACATCAGCCGCCGCCTTCTGGACGTCTCCTCGGCCCTGGTCCGCGAGGGCATCCCCCTCGCGGAGGTCCTCAACGCTGCCAGGCAGGTCCGCACCCACGCCGACGCCCTCGCCGAACTCTTCACCGGCCTGGTCCTGCGCCACGCCTCCGAGTCCGACCTGCCCCGCCTGCGCCCGCTGGCCCGGAGCGTGGTGGAGGCGGAGCTGTCCCTGGCGATGGACCGCAGGATGCCTCGGAACGGCTGA